One segment of Manihot esculenta cultivar AM560-2 chromosome 4, M.esculenta_v8, whole genome shotgun sequence DNA contains the following:
- the LOC122723432 gene encoding uncharacterized protein LOC122723432 — MGGGMEANKNRFIEEWSSARENLEYNFRWTRRNFALVGLFGIAVPIFIYKGIVKEFNMQDEDAGRPYRKFL, encoded by the exons ATGGGAGGAGGAATGGAGGCTAACAAGAATCGGTTCATAGAAGAGTGGAGCTCTGCTCGAGAGAATCTCGAGTACAACTTTCGCTGGACTCGTCGCAACTTCGCCCTTGTTGGCCTTTTCGGAATAGCAGTTCCCATCTTCATCTACAAGGGCATCGTCAAAGAATTC AATATGCAAGATGAAGATGCAGGCAGGCCATACAGGAAATTCCTTTGA
- the LOC122723474 gene encoding uncharacterized protein LOC122723474, producing MLTCTVRYLSLSLSLTLVAVYGYHTREARLSLWRNLCDLAEQISGPWLVGGDFNVIKNLSEYKGNGTPNLNGMQDFSTCSDSCELIDIPFTGCSFTWTGVRRNGRVWKRLDRFLANVSFYDFFDDIALRHLGKSTSDHSPLLLKCKATSFNAPKTFKFQPMWLSHESFIPLVKDNWSSSFHGGGMRALFIKLKKLKFAIRTWNSEVFGNIFDNISKAEKYAEEAENAFHKDPSSINRTTWNKRQADLI from the coding sequence ATGCTTACTTGCACTGTTCGCTACCTTTCGCTTTCCCTCTCACTTACGCTGGTAGCTGTTTATGGTTACCACACTCGAGAGGCTCGCTTGTCTCTTTGGAGAAATCTTTGTGATTTGGCAGAGCAAATTTCTGGGCCTTGGTTGGTAGGCGGGGattttaatgtgataaaaaatttatctgAATATAAAGGGAATGGTACTCCTAATTTAAATGGCATGCAAGATTTTAGTACCTGCTCTGATAGTTGTGAACTGATTGATATTCCCTTTACTGGATGCTCTTTTACTTGGACTGGAGTTCGCAGAAATGGGCGTGTCTGGAAGAGGCTTGATCGTTTTCTTGCAAATGTTTCTTTTTATGACTTTTTTGATGACATTGCTTTGAGACATTTGGGGAAATCTACTTCAGACCATTCTCCGTTATTATTAAAATGCAAGGCTACATCATTCAATGCGccaaaaacttttaaatttcaGCCTATGTGGTTGTCACATGAGTCCTTTATTCCGCTAGTTAAGGATAACTGGTCTTCTTCTTTTCATGGAGGTGGCATGAGAGctttattcattaaattaaaaaaattaaaatttgccaTTCGTACTTGGAACTCGGAGGTGTTTGGTAACATTTTTGATAACATCTCCAAGGCAGAAAAATATGCGGAGGAGGCTGAAAATGCTTTTCATAAGGATCCTTCATCGATAAATAGGACTACTTGGAATAAAAGACAagctgatttaatttaa